CAGAGGAGTTCGAAGACTGTGCCATGGTAGAAGAAACTAATGAAGCAGAAAAATGCAAAACGAGAAGGAAGAgagaggagagaaagagagcAAATGGAATTTGAAAATTGAATGTACATATTACAGAGGGGCCTTTTATAAATGAAGAATTTAGCATAtaattttggcttaattccattttgggcccctgatcttttaaaaatgagcgatcggggccccccgtgtttaaacgtagcggtcaggctcCCTGATGTCTCTAAAACGTGCGATCCAAGCCCTTCCGTCTGTTTCCGTTAGTTGACTAAACAGAGCTTCATTTCTCATTCTTCTACTCAATAACAACAATTAAACACAAATCTAAttactcttcttcttttttttcattatcTCATCTTCTCCCACCATACAAAATCAACAAAACCCATGGAAGAAGATGCATGATTGTCTCTATTCCAAAAAATTACCCAAATCCAGAAATTATCGAAATGCTTAAActtcaaatcaaaatcaattttcctacAAAATCAATTTCTGGGCTTCCTACAAATTACCCACCACCAACTTTtcgttcttcttctccctctctcatCCGCACCTTccatcaaaatcaatttctgGGCTTCCtacaaaatcttcttctttttcttcagatcCGCACCACCACACCACACCTTTTCCACCATACCATCACTTTTCCTTTCACCTCCCACAACCTGAGCTCGTTGCTGCCACCGCGCCATCTCCACCGCTTTCCTTCCCTTCGTTCTATGTTGAACCCCTCTCTTCAGCTTCCTTTAGCTTCTCCTCaacaaacccacccccacccaccTGCAACCGCCACCCAACCAACCAGAGGAGAGAgcgagatcgagagagagagagagggcgAGATCCAGAGGAGAGCTCGAGATCCAGAgcgagatcgagagagagagagagaacgagTCTGAGAGATTTGGGGTTGTGGGGTGAGGTGAGGTTGAGGGAGCCATGGAAGCCAtggaaggaggaaggaggaagatgaaagaagaagaaagaagaagaagtgtgaaagagggagagagagggtCGAGTATGAGAGAGAGGACTGagtctttttcatttttattattattaactttcaatattttattttttttattagaaattaaataaatgccacgtcagcattctgtttggtcaacagacggaacctAACGGAAGGACGTTAatcgcacgttttagaaacgTCAGGGACCTTGACCACACGTTTTATACACGGGGGGTGCAGATCGCACatttatgaaacatcaggggcccaaagtggaattaagcctataaTTTTTGTGTGTATAGTGTATAAACGGTCCCAATAAGCAACTTTGCAAGAGCCATTGTTCTGCAAAAGAGCATGTTTGAGGCTCCACCTCTTCAAATCTTGCGGACGCGGCGCTGTACCGTTCCACGTACTGCTCCAACGTCTCTCGCTCCTCCTGCCAAATCTGAAACAGATCCTCGACCTCGCTGGCAGAGAAATGGCCCAGGAATTTCGACGCGAAGTCGCGGAACTTCTTTATGGATCCCTGCGGCAGGGCCATAAACCAAGTCATTGCTGCGCCTCAGAAAGTGGAGGGAAGCATTCTGGAACTTGTCTGTGGTTCCTTATAAAAGTTCACTAAAGGGGATTCCAGAATAATTGAAGGAATAACAGTTCTGAAGATAACCATTGTCTGAAGATAGCAAGAAAGGTTCACTAGTTTTGCAACCCTTCGTCCGAAAAATATAAAGATCAGATCGAATAATTGAAATGGAAAAACCACTCTTTTCAAGAGAGGTCATAAAAGCACCAGCGCAAAGCTTGTCTAAAACCAATCCATGATGTTCCTGTATCAAAGAAGCTGCTTTTCCAGCAATTATCATGACCTCAATTAAAGGAGTGGAACCTTACCCATTGATCCAAGCGATAACTCTAGAACCTGTAGTAAGCGAAACACAATAAGATTCCTTGAAGAGAAATTTTTGTAATGTCGTGGTAAGTATCACATTTATAGTTTAGTTTGCGTCAATGTCTTCACACTAATCACGGTGCATATCACCATTAGTCCCTACAAAGTGATACTTCTTCAGTAAGGTTATCATCCTCCACAGAATAATCATCCATTTTGCGTCAAACCATTTTGAGTTTTTAGAAGCAGTACCCGAATAATCATCCTCCACAGAAAACAGTCTTGACACTTCTCCTCAACTGTCTTCTGCTGAGCTACCTTCAAAGTCTCAATTTCCTTCTGCCAAGCCTTCTTTCCTGATCATCCTTCTAGAGCAACAGCCTCCGAGAAGCATCCAAATCGACATCAGTGATAGACAACTTCTTTCCGAGAGTACCCCATGGCAACTTATATTACATGCCTATCATGTCAAACGAGCTCTGATTCAATGAATAAACGTATACATGAAgtatttataacaactaattgACAACTTAGTTGAAaactggaattttttttctaaataatgcaaaaaagttttttaattagcaaaaaggggcacgaaaaaatttatttagcaAGATGGGGTACTTTTAGTGGGATTCGCGAGTTTTGTTGCGTTTCCATCTATTATTCTGAAAAAGGTCTGACTGCGTTGGGAGGTGCAGGGTGATTGGGGAAATCATTGCTTTATGATGGTGGGATTCGCAAGTTTTCTTGCGTTTTCCATGTCAGGGTGGCAGGTTGCACGTTATTGGATTCGCAAGTTTTCTTGCGTTTTCCATGTAGTTTGAATGATGGTCAATGATGGTGGCAGGGTGGCAGGGTGGCAGGTTGCACGTTATTGGTGTCGCGACTTTACCTGCGAATTCAAGTGCTTTTCAGGTGGCAGTACTGACATGGAGGGAAAGGAATGGCTAAGATTGAATGCTCAATTTTTTTTGCGAATCCAGGATATACAAAATGACAAAATAAGCGAGATTGACTGGATTCTCAATTATTTTTGCGAATTCAAAACACTATAAGTTAACTCTTGAGCCTCATAACTTTCTTCTACGAAAAATACACTTCAATATTTTCAAAACTTCAATCTCCTGCATTTCAGAACGTTTCTGTAACGAAAAAAACCTTTGCAATGGATCAAGTTATTACTTTTGTGTATTACGATGGCAGGGTTGTCCATGGCGACCAAGGTGCCATATTCGAAGGTCGGAGAAGGTCCATGCATCTGAAGCGAAACATTACCTTCGACCGTTTGAAGAAGAAAATCCACGAAAGGTTGAAGCTGCAAAGGAACCAGATGATTTCTAGAGTCAGCTCTAGATTTATGACGACACCGAATCCCATTTTTTTTAAGCATTTTGAGATAGTTGATAATGTTGATGTTCAAGTCATGATGGATGCATTTAGTCAGCAGTCATATATGGTTCAGCTGGAGCTGTATGTTGAAGTTACTGAAGCTGGAAGTTCATCAATGTCAGTGCCGACGTATCTGTCGTCTACTCAACCGAGACCCACTGAAGACGGTGGTAGACATGTTGTTGATGAGGAGCTTCTTGCAGAACCATATACTGTGCCTTTTAGCGTTATGAGTATTGAAGAGACCAATATCGTCGTTCCTTCGGATGTCGCAGTTAATTTGGGCGATGATTATGACTACCGCCTTGACAATGATAATGTGGACGGTGAAGTCATTCCTTCAGACGATGACCACaatgaagatgaaagaatgcaaCAAGAAGGTGACGAGTCTGACACAGACGATGAGGGAGACCGACACGCTAATCCTCAGCCTCGGATGGCACCTCATCCTGCTGATCAACCTGCGGCACCAGTGAATGTCAATGTTGAAACTCAAGGTATGTACAATCAACATATCTCATCAAGCGttgttttttataaatatatggtACTTGATATATTTCTATAATTTTATAGGCCACCCAAACACGGCCCCATTCAGGAGTGCTTCTTCGCATTATACATATATTAACTGGGATCACCCAGATGAAGAAACTGATTTTTATTCTGAAACGGATGTGAATGGATCATGGAAGCTAGGTGATGACTTATGTAAAGGGTTGATTTTTGAAAACAAGCGTGCTGTACAGGATGCCTTGTTACACTATTGTTTTAGACTAAATCAAACTTATAAGATGAGTGAATCCAAGCCAGAGTACTTTACTGCAAAGTGTCAGAAATCCGTAGATGGCTGCCCGTGGAGGATAAGGGCACATCTATCCAAGAAAATTGGTAAATGGATCATATCCAAATGGGGGGGTTCGCATACGTGCTTAAATGCGATGACTTCTCAAGACCACAAGAAGATGACGTCCACCTTCATGTCCAACTACATTCTTGGTATATATTGCTTGCATATGATTATTATTTCGCTACACATTTACAAATATGAAATTGCTATTAACatacattatttttcttttatgtctTAGGCATGGTAAGTGCCCAACCAACTATCCCTATTTCCCTCATACAAGAGAGGATAAGTGGTCAACTCAATTATATGGTGTCATACTTTAAAGCTTGGAAGGCGAAGCAAAAAGCACTTGCTCGCGTGTTCGGTGATTGGGAGGAGTCTTACGACCTGCTCCCTAGGTGGTTGGAATATATGCTGAGGTTTTCCCCTGGATCCCATTACGAGTTTGTCACAACTGACTATAAGGACCAGTATGGCAATGTTGTTCCTGATTTCAAGAAATTTGGTCGAGTGTTTTGGACGTACAAACAATGTTGTGACGCATTCAACTATTGCAAGCCAATGATACAAATTGATGGCACATTCCTCTACGGAAAGTATAGTGGAACTTTGCTTATTGCCACGACACAGGACGGGAACAGTAATGTGTTGCCTTTAGCTTTTGCAATTGTGGAGGGAGAAACACTCGGTGCTTGGACGTGGTTTCTTCGTCTGATGCGTGTGCATGTC
This is a stretch of genomic DNA from Lotus japonicus ecotype B-129 chromosome 1, LjGifu_v1.2. It encodes these proteins:
- the LOC130734578 gene encoding uncharacterized protein LOC130734578; amino-acid sequence: MDQVITFVYYDGRVVHGDQGAIFEGRRRSMHLKRNITFDRLKKKIHERLKLQRNQMISRVSSRFMTTPNPIFFKHFEIVDNVDVQVMMDAFSQQSYMVQLELYVEVTEAGSSSMSVPTYLSSTQPRPTEDGGRHVVDEELLAEPYTVPFSVMSIEETNIVVPSDVAVNLGDDYDYRLDNDNVDGEVIPSDDDHNEDERMQQEGDESDTDDEGDRHANPQPRMAPHPADQPAAPVNVNVETQGHPNTAPFRSASSHYTYINWDHPDEETDFYSETDVNGSWKLGDDLCKGLIFENKRAVQDALLHYCFRLNQTYKMSESKPEYFTAKCQKSVDGCPWRIRAHLSKKIGKWIISKWGGSHTCLNAMTSQDHKKMTSTFMSNYILGMVSAQPTIPISLIQERISGQLNYMVSYFKAWKAKQKALARVFGDWEESYDLLPRWLEYMLRFSPGSHYEFVTTDYKDQYGNVVPDFKKFGRVFWTYKQCCDAFNYCKPMIQIDGTFLYGKYSGTLLIATTQDGNSNVLPLAFAIVEGETLGAWTWFLRLMRVHVTKKQGICLISDRHASILSAVGNPSNGWQPPNAYHVYCIRHVASNFNNRFHNTEQKNELINMAYEPCPYLFEQRLAAFRGHNTAVRQWINDISNEKWSRACDVEGRRYGHMTTNLSEAVNKVFRGARNLPITALVKCTYGRLVEYFVQRGSAAAAQQRAGDIYCNKVMEAMTKNATIAQSHIVRTYSIDRSRFEVEEGFNQQNHRSGYTWQLNLDERTCECGRFQTFKYPCSHVIAACANQSLDYLQYVDPVYTIQNIVDAYSGQWYPIGNDLNMPPVRPKFLSWNKPNKISFHD